The following coding sequences lie in one Microbacterium sp. XT11 genomic window:
- a CDS encoding PadR family transcriptional regulator, with protein MVGDVGSQLRKGVVEYCVLGLLGCEPMYGWQLSDELTRAGLIASIGTLYPLLARLRDNGWVSTFEQPSESGPVRKYYRLTDAGTRQLVRFRAQWTPFARAVTGFVGEERP; from the coding sequence ATGGTAGGCGACGTCGGATCGCAGCTGCGCAAGGGGGTCGTGGAGTACTGCGTGCTCGGCCTCCTCGGGTGCGAGCCGATGTACGGCTGGCAGCTGTCCGATGAGCTCACGCGGGCCGGTCTCATCGCGAGCATCGGCACGCTCTATCCGCTGCTGGCACGGCTCCGCGACAACGGATGGGTCAGCACGTTCGAGCAGCCGTCCGAGAGCGGACCGGTGCGCAAGTACTACCGCCTCACGGATGCCGGGACGCGCCAGCTCGTCCGATTCCGTGCACAGTGGACGCCGTTCGCCCGTGCGGTCACGGGCTTCGTCGGAGAGGAACGACCGTGA
- a CDS encoding sugar ABC transporter permease: protein MSTDTVVSRRGRRSFGAWFADTGWRHLVAIVVSVFALFPLLYVLSASLNPRGTLTGSNQLFSAIGFDSYLRILSDPQAPYGLWFLNTLIIAAITGAATVFLGALAAYAFSRMRFTGRRVGLVTIVVVQMFPQLLAVVAIFLLMSTLGDWFPAIGLNTHTGLILVYLGGALGVNTYLMYGFFNTLPIELDEAARIDGAGHARIFFTMILPLVAPILAVVALLSFIGTVNEYVIASVMLVDVDKQTLVVGLTKLVANPRYADWSAFSAGAVMAAVPVMILFLFLQKYIVGGLTAGATKG from the coding sequence ATGAGCACCGACACCGTCGTCTCCCGCCGCGGTCGCCGCAGCTTCGGCGCCTGGTTCGCCGACACCGGATGGCGTCATCTGGTCGCCATCGTCGTGAGCGTGTTCGCGCTGTTCCCGCTGCTGTATGTGCTGTCGGCCTCGCTGAACCCGCGAGGCACGCTCACCGGCTCGAACCAGCTGTTCTCGGCCATCGGCTTCGACAGCTACCTGCGGATCCTCAGCGATCCGCAGGCTCCGTACGGGCTGTGGTTCCTCAACACGCTCATCATCGCCGCGATCACCGGTGCCGCGACGGTCTTCCTCGGTGCTCTGGCGGCGTACGCGTTCTCGCGCATGCGCTTCACGGGGCGCCGCGTCGGTCTCGTCACGATCGTCGTGGTGCAGATGTTCCCGCAGCTCCTCGCGGTCGTCGCGATCTTCCTGCTGATGTCGACGCTGGGGGACTGGTTCCCCGCGATCGGGCTCAACACGCACACCGGCCTGATCCTCGTGTACCTCGGCGGCGCGCTCGGCGTGAACACCTACCTCATGTACGGCTTCTTCAACACCCTGCCGATCGAGCTCGACGAAGCAGCGCGCATCGACGGAGCAGGTCACGCGCGCATCTTCTTCACGATGATCCTGCCGCTGGTCGCGCCGATTCTCGCGGTGGTCGCGCTGCTGTCGTTCATCGGCACGGTGAACGAGTACGTCATCGCGAGCGTCATGCTCGTCGACGTCGACAAGCAGACGCTGGTCGTCGGCCTCACCAAGCTCGTCGCGAACCCGCGCTACGCCGACTGGTCAGCGTTCTCGGCCGGGGCCGTGATGGCCGCGGTCCCCGTGATGATCCTCTTCCTGTTCCTGCAGAAGTACATCGTCGGCGGTCTCACCGCCGGCGCCACGAAGGGCTGA